CTTAGGACCGTTATAGTTACGGCCGCCGTTTACCGGGGCTTCGATCAAGAGCTTCGCACGAATGCTAACCCCATCAATTAACCTTCCGGCACCGGGCAGGCGTCACACCGTATACGTCCACTTTCGTGTTTGCACAGTGCTGTGTTTTTAATAAACAGTCGCAGGGGCCTGGTATCTTCGACTGGCTTCTGCTCCACCCGCAGGGGCTTCACATACCACCAGCGTGCCTTCTCCCGAAGTTACGGCACCATTTTGCCTAGTTCCTTTACCCGAGTTCTCTCAAGCGCCTTGGTATTCTCTACCTGACCACCTGTGTCGGTTTGGGGTACGGTCTCGAATAGCCTGAAGCTTAGAAGATTTTCCTGGAAGCAGGGCATCAATGACTTCCCGCCCTAAAAGGGCAGTCGTCGTCGCGTCTCAGGATTGTGGACCCGGATTTGCCTAAGTCCACTCCCTACTCGCTTAAACCGGGACAACCGTCGCCCGGCTCACCTAGCCTTCTCCGTCTCTCCATCGCAGCTATCCAAGGTACGGGAATATTAACCCGTTTCCCATCGACTACACCTTTCGGTCTCGCCTTAGGGGCCGACTCACCCTGCGCCGATTAGCGTTGCGCAGGAACCCTTGGTCTTCCGGCGTGCGGGTTTTTCACCCGCATTGTCGTTACTCATGTCAGCATTCGCACTTCTGATACCTCCAGCATGCTTCTCAACACACCTTCGCAGGCTTACAGAACGCTCCCCTACCCCGCATACAAAGTATGCAGCCGCAGCTTCGGTGACCAGTTTGAGCCCCGTTACATCTTCCGCGCAGGCCGACTCGACTAGTGAGCTATTACGCTTTCTTTAAAGGATGGCTGCTTCTAAGCCAACCTCCTAGCTGTCTGAGCCTTCCCACATCGTTTCCCACTTAACTGGTACTTGGGGACCTTAGCTGGCGGTCTGGGTTGTTTCCCTCTTCACGACGGACGTTAGCACCCGCCGTGTGTCTCCCGGATAGTACTCACAGGTATTCGGAGTTTGCATCGGGTTGGTAAGTCGGGATGACCCCCTAGCCGAAACAGTGCTCTACCCCCTGTGGTATTCGTCCGAGGCGCTACCTAAATAGCTTTCGGGGAGAACCAGCTATCTCCGGGCTTGATTAGCCTTTCACTCCGATCCACAAGTCATCCCCTGGCTTTTCAACGACAGTGGGTTCGGTCCTCCAGTTGATGTTACTCAACCTTCAACCTGCTCATGGATAGATCGCCCGGTTTCGGGTCTATGCCCAGCGACTAAATCGCCCTATTCAGACTCGGTTTCCCTACGGCTCCCCTAAACGGTTAACCTCGCCACTGAACATAAGTCGCTGACCCATTATACAAAAGGTACGCCGTCACAGAACAAGTCTGCTCCGACTGCTTGTACGCATACGGTTTCAGGATCTATTTCACTCCCCTCACAGGGGTTCTTTTCGCCTTTCCCTCACGGTACTGGTTCACTATCGGTCAGTCAGGAGTATTTAGCCTTGGAGGATGGTCCCCCCATATTCAGACAGGATACCACGTGTCCCGTCCTACTCGATTTCACTAAACTCAGGTTTCGGATACGGGGCTATCACCCACTATGGCGGCACTTTCCAGAGCCTTCTCCTACCAGTTGTTTAGCTTAAGGGCTAATCCCCGTTCGCTCGCCGCTACTTAGGGAATCTCGGTTGATTTCTTTTCCTCGGGGTACTTAGATGTTTCAGTTCCCCCGGTTCGCCCCTTACACCTATGTATTCAGTGCAAGGTACCTGGCCGAAACCAGGTGGGTTTCCCCATTCAGAAATGTCCGGATCACAGCTCGTTTGCCAGCTCCCCGAACCTTATCGCAGGCTTCCACGTCTTTCATCGCCTCTGACTGCCAAGGCATCCACCGTATGCGCTTAGTTGCTTGACTATATAACCCCAAGACAACTGATCTGGACTTCAACATGAACAAGAGCCCCGACACCACCGAAGTGACACCAGCTTTCCCATCCAGGATGAGGTTCAGAGACAGTCGCTCGAAGTCATATACAACCACTTCAACGACAACACCGGATAACGCTTGAAATCGTTATCACTCTGATCAATGAATTCCGGAGATAATGGAATCCATCAATCGTGTTTCTATCTCGTCCAATTTGTTAAAGAGCAAATCTGACCCAGTGATCAGAAAGAAGAACTTCACCCAACAACCGCTGTCATCGTGATGAAATGCTTGTTTCTGTACACTGATCGCAACCCGAAGGTTCGTCAGTAGAGTTTTGGTGGAGCTAGGCAGGATCGAACTGCCGACCTCCTGCGTGCAAGGCAGGCGCTCTCCCAGCTGAGCTATAGCCCCATTCAAGCTATTACAAGAATTGTTCAGATCTAGGCGTGTTCGGGCGCCGCATAGCCTGCTATGCAAGTCCGGACACAACGACGAGCTGGACAATTCTGGTGGGTCTGGGTGGACTTGAACCACCGACCTCACCCTTATCAGGGGTGCGCTCTAACCACCTGAGCTACAGACCCAATGGTACGGGCCTGATAGACCCATCTGCTCTCTTTATTAATCAACCAAGTAATTCGTGTGGACTCTGACCGAAGCTTTCGGCTTCGTTTAAGGAGGTGATCCAGCCGCAGGTTCCCCTACGGCTACCTTGTTACGACTTCACCCCAGTCATGAACCACACCGTGGTAATCGTCCTCCCGAAGGTTAGACTAACTACTTCTGGTGCAATCCACTCCCATGGTGTGACGGGCGGTGTGTACAAGGCCCGGGAACGTATTCACCGTGACATTCTGATTCACGATTACTAGCGATTCCGACTTCACGGAGTCGAGTTGCAGACTCCGATCCGGACTACGACGCGTTTTGTGAGATTAGCTCCCCCTCGCGGGTTTGCAGCCCTCTGTGCGCGCCATTGTAGCACGTGTGTAGCCCTGGCCGTAAGGGCCATGATGACCTGACGTCATCCCCACCTTCCTCCGGTTTGTCACCGGCAGTCTCCCTAGAGTTCTCAGCCGAACTGCTAGCAACTAGGGATAGGGGTTGCGCTCGTTACGGGACTTAACCCAACATCTCACGACACGAGCTGACGACGGCCATGCAGCACCTGTGTCAGAGTTCCCGAAGGCACCAATCCATCTCTGGAAAGTTCTCTGCATGTCAAGGCCAGGTAAGGTTCTTCGCGTTGCGTCGAATTAAACCACATGCTCCACCGCTTGTGCGGGCCCCCGTCAATTCATTTGAGTTTTAACCTTGCGGCCGTACTCCCCAGGCGGTCAACTTAGTGCGTTAGCTGCGCCACTAAGGATTCAAGATCCCCAACGGCTAGTTGACATCGTTTACGGCGTGGACTACCAGGGTATCTAATCCTGTTTGCTCCCCACGCTTTCGCACCTCAGTGTCAGTGTTGGTCCAGGTAGCCGCCTTCGCCACTGGTGTTCCTTCCTATATCTACGCATTTCACCGCTACACAGGAAATTCCACTACCCTCTACCACACTCTAGCCTGACAGTTCGAAATGCCGTTCCCAGGTTAAGCCCGGGGCTTTCACATCTCGCTTATCAAACCACCTACGCGCGCTTTACGCCCAGTAATTCCGATTAACGCTTGCACCCTCCGTATTACCGCGGCTGCTGGCACGGAGTTAGCCGGTGCTTCTTCTGTGAGTAACGTCAAGGCTAGCCGATATTAACGACTAACTTTTCCTCCTCACTGAAAGTGCTTTACAACCCGAAAGCCTTCTTCACACACGCGGCATGGCTGGATCAGGGTTGCCCCCATTGTCCAATATTCCCCACTGCTGCCTCCCGTAGGAGTTCGGGCCGTGTCTCAGTCCCGATGTGGCTGATCATCCTCTCAGACCAGCTACGGATCGTCGCCTTGGTAGGCTCTTACCCCACCAACTAGCTAATCCGACTTAGGCTCATCCAATAGCGCAAGGTCCGAAGATCCCCTGCTTTCCCCCGTAGGGCGTATGCGGTATTAATCCGGGTTTCCCCGGGCTATCCCCCACTACTGGGCAGATTCCTAAGCATTACTCACCCGTCCGCCGCTCGTCAGCGGGGTGCAAGCACCCCCTGTTACCGCTCGACTTGCATGTGTTAAGCCTGCCGCCAGCGTTCAATCTGAGCCATGATCAAACTCTTCAGTTTAAATCATACAAGAATCCGAAGATTCTCTATTCTTGCTCAAGACAAAACTCAATTTCGACGAGTCACTGTCCTGATATTTCATATCCGAAATACCTCGGCCAGCGCCCACACGAATTACTTGGTCAATTTTTTAAAGAGCGTTTGAGCTGTTGCTCAATCAAGGTGGCGTATTCTACATCGAACCGCCGCCCTGTCAACCGTTTATTTTCCGTCGTCCCCGTCTCCGGAAATCGCCGAAAAACTGACCGGCTTACTGCTTGTTTCGAGGAGCGCATTCTACAGCGAATCGCTTTCCTGTCAACCGCTTTCTGAAGAATCTTGAAACTCAATTTCTTCAGCGCTTTCAAACAGTTACTCCCTCAAGAAGCCGCTGTCTCAGTGGCTTGTCCCTCAGAAGAGATGCGCATTCTACAGACGTGAGGAGAACTGTCAACGTGGTTTTTAAACTAATCACTAAATGTAGCGGTTTCCACCTACAAAAGAGCTAACCACCACCCCGAATTGATCAGAAATCAACCCGATTCACTCCTTTTTCAGAGGAATCAGGGTAGACCACCCCGACCAGTAACCACGGAGCGCCAGCAGAACCAGAACAACCAGTCCGTATAAAACCATCTCGCCGACATCACTTCTGGCCTGCCAGATGAAATGGATCCATGCGACGACAACGGATAGATAGATCAACCGGTGCAATCGCTTCCAACCACCACCAAGCCTCCGCACCATTGTTTTGGTAGAAGTCACCGCCAGGGGAACCAGACACATGAAGGCTACTGCGCCAGCGATAATGTAGGGGCGCTTGGTGAACGCCGCCCACAAGTCAAACCATCCGACGATGAACTGAAGAAACGCCAAAATGTGCAGCGCTGCATAAAAGAAGGCATACAAGCCGAGCATTCTTCGAATGCGAAGCCAGCCACCCCACTTTGTCCACCGCCTCAGCGGTGTCATACACAAAGTCGCAAGCAGCAACTGAAATGCTGCAATCCCCAGAGACTCGGTGACCGCTTGCCCCGGATCAGGCCCCAGCCCGGCGGCAAAAAAATTCCGAACCAACAGCATCAAAGGCAACGCGGCAATCACCGCCGCGCTCAGCCGGAAGGTCAGCAGAAACCCGGGACTGCGGCGCCAATCAAACCCGGACATCAGTAGAATTTCTGCAGATCCATGCCCTTGTAAAGGTGCGCAACCTGGTCGCCGTAGCCATTGAACTTTTCTGTTTCAATCCAGTTGGGAGAGAGCAGCCCCGAAGGCAGACGCCGCTCACGCTTCTGACTCCAGCGAGGATGGTCCACCTCCGGATTAACATTGGCATAGAAGCCGTACTCCCGGGGCGCGATCATTTCCCAGGTCGTTTTAGGCCGCTCTTCCTGAAACCGAATCTTCACAATCGACTTGATGCTCTTGAACCCATACTTCCAGGGAATAACCAGCCGGATCGGCGCACCATTCTGTTTTGGAATCGTTTTCCCATAGAGCCCGACCGCGAGAAAGGCGAGCTCGTTCATGGCTTCATCCATGCGAAGGCCTTCCTGGTAGGGCCAGTCGATAGTGCTGAATAGAGACCGCTGCGCCCGCATCTGCTCAGGATCATGGAGTGTTTCGAAGTAGACATACTTTGCCCTTGAATTAGGCTCAAACCGCTTCAAGACATCCGCAAGCGAGACACCGACCCAGGGGATGACCATTGACCAGGCCTCCACACACCGAAGGCGGTAAATCCGCTCTTCGTAATCATGTGGCTTCAGGATATCCTCTAGCGCGTAGGTTCCAGGCCTGTCGCACTCGCCCTCGACGGCAATCGACCAAGGATCGACAGACATCTCATTCGCATATTTGGCGGGGTCATCTTTTCCTGTACCAAACTCATAAAAATTATTGTAGCGGATGACATCTTCGTAAGGGGTCTTTTCTTCGCTGGTCGACAATCCGGGGGCAGGAACATAACTCAGGGACTCCCCCTGAACCGGCAGTGCGGCAGCTGACAACAGACCGGGCATCGCAAGGCCTGCCGCGCCGGCGACAGCACCGGACATGAATTTTCGTCGATTGAGAAAGATGCGCTCGGGCGTAACGCAGGACCGGGGAAGCGCCCAGGAAGGCTGTTTTTTGATAAACATCGAAACACTCCGTTCAAGCTACCAAAGAATCTGGCACTGAGAAGGTTGACCGGGGGTTCCGTGCAAAATTCCCGGGCCACTGGGGCCCGGTGCATTTTACCTAGGCTGAATCTCCCTGCGCACGACGAGGCTTTCTTCTAAACAACGCACGGAGAGGACCGGACAACGCATAAATCAGGAATCCGGTAAAGAGTACGGTTGCCGGATCAAGTGCGATCACAACGAACATTAACACCACTAGCAAAATCGCAGCGAAGGGTACCCGCCCTCGCATATCGAGATCCTTAAAACTGCGGTAGAGGATATTGCTGACCATCATTACACCAGTACCGCCCACCACAATAATGGTGAGCAGCGTCAACCAGGACGCCGGCT
This Marinobacter salinus DNA region includes the following protein-coding sequences:
- a CDS encoding sulfite oxidase heme-binding subunit YedZ, producing the protein MSGFDWRRSPGFLLTFRLSAAVIAALPLMLLVRNFFAAGLGPDPGQAVTESLGIAAFQLLLATLCMTPLRRWTKWGGWLRIRRMLGLYAFFYAALHILAFLQFIVGWFDLWAAFTKRPYIIAGAVAFMCLVPLAVTSTKTMVRRLGGGWKRLHRLIYLSVVVAWIHFIWQARSDVGEMVLYGLVVLVLLALRGYWSGWSTLIPLKKE
- the msrP gene encoding protein-methionine-sulfoxide reductase catalytic subunit MsrP; the encoded protein is MFIKKQPSWALPRSCVTPERIFLNRRKFMSGAVAGAAGLAMPGLLSAAALPVQGESLSYVPAPGLSTSEEKTPYEDVIRYNNFYEFGTGKDDPAKYANEMSVDPWSIAVEGECDRPGTYALEDILKPHDYEERIYRLRCVEAWSMVIPWVGVSLADVLKRFEPNSRAKYVYFETLHDPEQMRAQRSLFSTIDWPYQEGLRMDEAMNELAFLAVGLYGKTIPKQNGAPIRLVIPWKYGFKSIKSIVKIRFQEERPKTTWEMIAPREYGFYANVNPEVDHPRWSQKRERRLPSGLLSPNWIETEKFNGYGDQVAHLYKGMDLQKFY